One segment of Candidatus Gorgyraea atricola DNA contains the following:
- the rpsS gene encoding 30S ribosomal protein S19 translates to MGRSLKKGPFIDEKLLKRLQKMKDTRDRSPLKTWSRRSTIAPEFVGMTISIYNGRKFIPVFITENMVGHKLGEFSPTRIFKKHSAHTEQSQAKT, encoded by the coding sequence ATGGGAAGATCACTAAAAAAAGGTCCTTTTATAGACGAGAAGTTGTTGAAACGCCTTCAGAAAATGAAGGATACGAGAGACAGGTCGCCTCTAAAGACATGGTCTCGCAGGTCCACAATAGCTCCTGAATTTGTGGGGATGACTATTTCTATCTACAATGGCAGAAAGTTTATACCTGTTTTCATAACAGAGAATATGGTTGGTCATAAGCTCGGGGAGTTTTCGCCAACAAGGATATTTAAAAAGCACAGCGCTCACACAGAACAGTCACAGGCAAAGACTTAA
- the rplB gene encoding 50S ribosomal protein L2, producing MGIKQYKPTTPSLRWTALSDFKEITTDKPEKSLTEPKKRTGGRNSHGRITSRWIGGGHKQRYRIIDFKRDKVDMPAKVISIEYDPNRSSRIALVEYDDKERRYIIWPAGLSVGDAVISSKNEIEIKPGNSMPLRNVPPGTPMHNLELTKGRGAKIVRSAGGYAQILAKEEPYAHVKLPSGEVRLIHLDCMTTIGQIGNIEHDAISIGKAGRSRWLGRKPSVRGVVMNPVDHPMGGGEGKSSGGRHPTSPWGQKSKGLQTRKTKLSDKYIVKRRKSKIATG from the coding sequence ATGGGAATTAAACAATATAAGCCAACAACGCCCTCACTAAGATGGACAGCTCTTTCTGATTTCAAGGAGATCACGACTGACAAGCCTGAGAAGTCTCTTACAGAGCCTAAGAAAAGAACAGGAGGCCGCAATTCGCATGGACGTATTACATCCAGATGGATAGGCGGCGGCCACAAACAAAGATATCGAATTATAGATTTCAAAAGGGATAAAGTAGACATGCCTGCAAAGGTAATATCTATCGAGTATGATCCGAATCGCTCGTCAAGGATCGCCCTGGTGGAATACGATGATAAAGAAAGAAGATATATAATATGGCCTGCTGGCTTGTCTGTGGGCGATGCAGTGATATCCAGCAAGAATGAGATCGAGATAAAACCTGGGAACTCAATGCCTTTAAGGAATGTACCGCCAGGTACACCTATGCATAATCTTGAATTGACAAAGGGTAGGGGCGCAAAGATCGTTAGAAGCGCAGGAGGCTATGCTCAGATATTGGCAAAGGAAGAGCCATACGCGCATGTAAAGCTTCCTTCAGGTGAGGTAAGGCTGATCCATTTGGATTGCATGACGACTATAGGTCAGATCGGCAATATTGAACACGATGCAATTTCTATTGGTAAGGCAGGCAGGTCGCGATGGCTTGGACGTAAACCCAGCGTAAGGGGCGTTGTCATGAACCCTGTTGATCATCCTATGGGCGGTGGAGAAGGTAAATCTTCTGGTGGAAGACATCCGACATCACCATGGGGACAGAAGTCAAAAGGCTTGCAGACAAGAAAGACAAAGCTGTCAGATAAATATATCGTTAAACGAAGAAAGAGCAAGATAGCCACAGGGTGA
- the rplW gene encoding 50S ribosomal protein L23: MKTPYDILKNILRTEKGSQMLEGNKYLFRVAPCANKIEIKQAVEFVYNVKVLKVNTVKMRGKWKRLRYQVGKTPDWKKAIVTLKTGDRIEMATT; this comes from the coding sequence ATGAAGACACCATACGATATCTTAAAAAATATATTGCGTACGGAAAAAGGCAGCCAGATGCTTGAAGGGAATAAGTATCTCTTTCGCGTTGCGCCTTGCGCAAACAAGATAGAGATAAAACAGGCAGTGGAATTTGTCTACAATGTAAAGGTGTTAAAAGTGAATACTGTAAAGATGCGGGGTAAATGGAAGAGGCTCAGGTACCAGGTCGGTAAAACCCCGGATTGGAAAAAGGCCATTGTGACGCTTAAAACAGGCGATCGTATCGAGATGGCAACTACTTAA
- the rplD gene encoding 50S ribosomal protein L4: MVQAKKKTRKKAENKTDIPVVDVYSLSGKKLDKFKLNPEIFNAEVRKGLLHQSIRMYQANKRQGTASTKTRANVRGGGKKPWRQKGTGRARVGSIRSPLWRGGGVVFGPVPRDFSYSIPKRMKRLAIISSLSAKTKDKEIVVLEKELELKQPKTKDIAKILAALKISDKKNLFVYSKRCENLIRSCRNIKKLTLRLCDDFNTHDILSNTKVLFSKETHDSIVKRLKK; encoded by the coding sequence ATGGTACAGGCAAAGAAAAAGACAAGAAAAAAGGCTGAAAATAAAACCGACATACCAGTCGTAGACGTGTATAGTCTTTCTGGCAAGAAGCTGGATAAATTTAAGCTGAATCCAGAGATATTTAACGCCGAGGTACGTAAAGGTCTTTTGCATCAGAGCATCCGCATGTACCAGGCCAATAAAAGGCAGGGCACAGCTTCGACAAAGACTCGGGCGAATGTCAGAGGCGGCGGAAAAAAGCCATGGAGGCAAAAAGGCACTGGCAGGGCAAGGGTCGGCTCCATAAGATCTCCTCTGTGGAGAGGTGGAGGCGTTGTTTTCGGACCAGTACCAAGAGACTTTAGTTACAGCATACCAAAGAGGATGAAGAGGCTGGCTATCATCTCAAGTCTGAGCGCAAAGACAAAAGACAAAGAGATAGTGGTTCTGGAAAAAGAGCTTGAATTAAAACAGCCCAAGACAAAAGACATAGCAAAGATATTGGCGGCATTAAAGATCTCCGATAAGAAAAACCTTTTTGTGTATTCAAAGAGATGCGAGAATCTGATACGCTCATGCAGAAATATAAAGAAGCTGACATTGAGGCTGTGTGATGATTTTAATACGCATGATATACTTTCCAACACAAAGGTCTTATTTTCAAAGGAAACGCACGATAGCATAGTAAAGAGACTAAAGAAATGA